The sequence below is a genomic window from Plasmodium coatneyi strain Hackeri chromosome 13, complete sequence.
GCTATACgccgttattttttttatctttggTAAGCACACATTTCATGTTTTTCTCTTAATTGATTTACATTTTCGATGGCTCCATACTTCAGAAGTAATTGATAGgctaaaaggggggagaaattTAAGAGGAAGTCGGTATAAGTGGGGATAAATTAGGTGCAATGTTTAAGTGCAAGTATATCGTGTTGGCACATCcgagggggaaataaaaccGAATCGTATATAGAAGTGAGCGCATAAAAAGGTGGGGTTATATGTATAGAACTGTTACAACTGGTTCCCTAATTTTTTGGGCACCTTTCGAGTTATAGCCACATTTGTCCAGGGCGGTTTCGTCAAAATCgtcttttatatttattcccagatctcctcccttttttaatatcgCTTCAATCCAGTCCAGTGGTACCttgagaaaatgaaaagaaaatacgTCATCTGTGAAATTTGCTTCTCTAGCTATTTAGCCGCCCCATACGCACTATACGGGAGCGCAAATATGTAGTTGTTCAGTTGTACATGTGGACATCTGTCCATATGCAAAGATGCACGTGTGTACTTTCCCACCTTCTTTTCGCATGCAATCATCAGAGCGGTCTGGTTGTTCCTACTGAGGGCATTAATATCCAACCCGCGCCTAGCTAGTAAGTACCCAACGATGGTCTTCTTGTTCAGAAGGATTGCCATTTGCAATAAGGTGAAAACAGGCTCGTTCGGGCTGagggggcacaaaaaaagagaattataataatatgtgtTGGTACATGTATACTCATGGACGTGTCCTTTCAGGAGGCACTGCATTTTTACATGATCGGATATATTTTGTGAGCAGCCCCTTTTATAACTGCCCTTGTGGAAAATTCGCACCTGTCCTTAAAATTAGCTATTTGTACATTCCAGTACGGCTTCAGCCTTTTTACATCTTCTATGGTCATTCCTACAGGTAAAtgaatagtaaaaaaaaaaaaaaagaatttaaggGGGAGCATTTAAAataggacaaaaaaaaaagaagtgcgATGAAAGGCACACTTCTTTGTGTCTTCCCAACCTGATACAGCATCTTCGTTAATGAGTATACTTTCATAGTTAAACATAATTTTTGGAGAagtaatgggaaaaaaaaaaataaaataagtttTCTCTCCTTGTTCAGCAGAAAGGGAACCTCATTAAGGGGAGAaagagcgaaaaaaaaagattacgACTACAGAAAGAAATAGATAGTCGAGAAGCAAAAATTTCGGGTAATATTTCTACTGCTTAAATATGCAGACAATTCATTTGCAGTGCGACAAATGACATTTCCACCCTCTATGGTCAGTGCCTTTCGTAACTAAATTTCGAAGGCTACTGTTTGTGGTGTGCATAAATGGGGACAGATACACAGGCATATGTCcgaatgtatgtgtgtggaCAATGGAGCGCCCTccaatatatgcacattatcACATGTACGCGGAGGTAGATAACACAGGTGAGAAGCGGCAAAATAAGGGGTTCTATAATTTTACAACGTAAAGCATTATCTTTAAAGGGACGAGCGTTGCGCTTAGAGGCGTAAATGTAGAGGCACAAAGGCACAGCATGGCTTCATTGCACATTTTGCCGCGCGTGTAggcatgtacacatgtgtgtagaTGCTTATATACGTGTGTACGTACGCACATGTCTGTGCACAattagacaaaaaaaagaatgaaatggGCAATCGGgtgaatgtttttttttttttttttctttcacttttgcGTGCGTTCAAAAGGGCAACGGGAATGAACACTGTTTAGTTGCTCCTTTCGGGTGAATTCACTCCTCATTAGCGTTTTGtgagtttccttttttgtcacCTTTTGCTGCCATTTTTGTTTGCAGTGCGTATACGGAACTAAAATTTTCCTCGccgaaaagggagaaaaaaattataatcgCCACCACGTACGTCTGCATAATGGTAATCGCGTCTGATTTGGGATAGGTGCAAAGTACGgtacgtttaaaaaaataaattgttcaaaatgaaatttaaaataaagagaaaaacgtGAAAGCGAGATCGAACTGCACTAAACAAACATCTACTTTAACATACAATATTGCcgttttacaattttgtgcttttttcttcactacGACAGtattatgcattttttttttttttttttttttttacctttataAGACTTTTCAAGTTGTAATTTAACATATGATACTACTGGACATGTAAGTTGTGTTCCCTGGTGAACGAATTATCATACGAGTTACACGTTGCGTCGTAACGTATACCTCGCAGCGTTTCAAATTATATGTTCGTTTTGGTGAAGGAGATTGTacaaggggggggggggattTTCGCACACATTTAACACTTTGGGAAATTTTCATTGCGTAAAGAAAGGGGATGTTATATCATTCCACGTGTTgatatttatttccttttttcacattttttgcaaaacaaaaaaaaagaaacacttTGCTGAGTTcgttgtatatatgtgtgcctttcttcatttgctccccccttttttggtaaTCTCCTCTCCGTGAAGAAAACGCATATAACATAGGAATGTTCATTTCTTTACACATAAATGAGCACACGTGTATAGGGACACGCCCCACTGACATAGACCAACTGTTAGCAACCAGCggtttaaaaatatattcagcCACGTCCGGCCATTAAACCTCTGTATGTACATGTCTTCACATCCATACATTAATCACTTCACCGAACGGCTTGCCATTTTATCATCAATTTTACGTTCACCATTAAATAGGGCGGCGGAAAGCATCATAATTTTTGGttgggaaaaggaataaatgcaCCAccttaaattatttttgaaACATTTCAGCTTTTTACATGCTCGATATAGACACCCTCATCCATTTGCGGGATGTATGTACTTATGACAATACCCCCGAGGAATAAACGTCTTTCCCTATTTAGCGCCACTGTTCCGTCTACACGGGGTGTCATCACTATGAACCATTTTACGCACGGGCATGTGTGTATAAGCCAATATCAGCATATTTGCAGGAATGCATACCTTGCCACCTTAACTGTTGGTTTCCGCGCAAAGGTAAACATTTcacacattttgtaaaaatgaagaatttaaggggaaaaaaaaaaaaaaaattagtaaatTACTCCCCAGCTGTTGTCACTTAACTGTTTCGTTATGTTTGCGCATGACATATGTGCAAGGGACGTAAGAGCAAACGGAATGATACGCAATGAAGCGAAGTGAAACGAAATGGAGGAAACAAACGTCGTGCTCATGCCATGCGCACATAAAAACGCAGATATGCATGGGGATCTTGCCATACCATTAATGGTGACACCCTTGAACATGTAATATATTTGTCAGTTCTGTTCATATTGCTTCTTCAGCACTTCGTTTCTGGaaggataagaaaaaattcccaagtaaaaaaggtataagctaattaaaaaaaaaggctgaCAATGCTGACCTGCTTGAGATGTGCAGATTTTTGCAGTCGACCGATGGAAACTCTGGCAGGCACAAAACAGGCacaaaaaagcacaaaaaaggcACGAAAAAGGCACGAAAAAGGCACGAAAAAAGCACAATACATGAGAGCATATACATGCCCGCGTGCATATCTCACACGGCACATATACACAGAATGAGGGAAACACATTTCTCATCGCAGTTCCTTGCTTTCACGCGTACAAAATGTATGAACGAGAACGTACACTTTTAACCTTTTTGCAATGTTTtagatttttattttgttagtCGATTATGGAAgcaatatttcctttttctcttacaAGAACAAGTTCATGcatacaattttattttttaatttctccctagtacaattttttttttttcctgcctcattcttcccctttttttcacacaatGTGATAAAGAAGCACTATGTATGACGATacaaagggaaacaaaaaaaacgtacaCAAAAGAACTCTTCTGTTTGTTCTAGATGAGTATTTATGAAGTGTATTtcgaaaagaggaagaacgtAAATCGTGTGTTATGAAACAAGcgaaagtggaaaataaaggcgaagaagcggaaaaaaaaagaaaaaaaaaaaatattgtaagaattttttcctttgcaaaCCTGTACAATCCTTGATGTCACACACAATAGCAAATATGTCCAtagcatatttcttttttgtcgttttttttctgttgaatAATGTATCATGTATAAATTTACAAATAGGAAGCCAAAAATATACGTTGAgttcaaataaaataaaaaaagatatatTAGACTTTTACAACACCTTGAGTCTTTTGAAGTCGGATAAGTACTTAAAAGACAATatcagaaaaataaatttatacacCAAATTAAGGAAGAGATTGTACAAAGATAGGTTAAGCGTTTACGCAAATATCAGCATTAAGGAGAAAAGCGAAGATGTACCTGTTAAAGTTGTAGttagtgaaaaggaaagtaaagaGGGGGAGCAGGACAAAAGTGGAAAGAGCGCTGGCGCCAGCCTAGCAGATCACCAAGAAATTTtcaccaattttttaaatttcaataaaaataactttttttgtgtggaCGAATTAGGACTTGACGTGAACATTCCTCTGTTAAAAAATAGCAACGTGGGTGCAAACATTGTGTACCAACTACCAAAGGTGGTGTACATAAATGCATACGCAAATGCATACAACACGATCATCAAGGGGGAATTCAACACGAttgatattttaaaaagggtgagttttttccagttttttgacaatttttatgtaaatgCAAATTACGActtcaaaaatgagaaggcaCTTGTAAATTTGGAGAGCAAACTGTACGAATACTACAATAAATACGGTGACAACATAAGCTTCAacaacaaaataataatcgAGCGCAACAACAAGAATGACTATGACGGCTCGGTGTGCCTTTCCCTaaaatacaacaacaacgTTTTTACgcccatttttaatttcaagGACAAGTAATGCTGCGTGCGGGGTTTGGGCCCACGCGTGATATTGTTTGCGCGTTCGTGTGTATACGCCTGTGCATTGTGCATGTACAATGTTCTTGTGCGTATTTTTACATAGCCGCAAATGTAAACTTTCTCCTGTGCCCCCCTTTCAGATCGTACGAGTATATATACGACAACCTCAGCCCCAACAGGAAGTTCAGCGTAAAGATCGACAAAGACAGAAACGTCCACGTCAACTTTTTATCCTTTGACAAAGTGAATGACTCGAATaaatactttttattttttaactttgtATTTTCAAATCCTATGCAGTCAATAATAACGTTAAAGCgagaatttattttttaaaatgtttgcCAAGCGGGCATGTATTACGCGGCCGTATGCAAAAACCGTTCATTTGAATTTGCAAACATGTAACGGAGGAAGATTTATGAGGCTCCCCAATAGGGAGCAAGACGATTTATGCAGGTATGCAACGTGGTAACAGATGTGCACACACAGGTCTGTGTACTCTCCCAGGCCCATAGTTGGAGGAATCCTACGTTAGCTCAaaggaatgagaaaaaaaagaaggcacTACAAactgttattttatttttttttgacccaCTGCTACGCACACAGATATGGAAATAAGCATATAACTGTGCGTGCGTTTGTGCCTACCCCCCTGCCCCCTTTTAAACAAACAAGTGTGCACGcggtatatatgtaaacacATGCATAGATCAGCTTAGTGAATTAAAAAGCCCTCCACCTTTACAACTTATggaccttcctttcctccatcTATGCTTGTGTTAAAtgtgttaatttttgaaGGAATGCAATTGTGATTTTACTTATACTTTTAGGCTAATCCTTTttcgttatatatatatgtatgtacacagtTGTTGTGTCGCTTGCCCACCTTATGAGTAACGTTTTATTCCAAGTTGtgccaaaaaaatgacaatttttatgaatccctttcgttctttttttttaattttttttatatttcgttttttagttcacattttcaacAGCGCTTTAGCGCATGTCTTGTGGTACATTGCATTGGGGGGTTGGcacgcatacatatatacttgcACACGTACATGCAAAATATGCCCATGTGCACTCGCATTTTATATAACCCTTTGCGAACGTGTCACCTTTCACTAACACATTATACACCATCAACACTCTTTTGTTACACGTGTGTACTATCACACCCATgtgccttttatttttttttttgcaaaagtgtACTTCCACTGACATGTACAACTGGGGAGGAGCGCCCATTTgtggcattttttcccacatttaattatttcacaaaaaagagaaaaaatatataatctttctttaattttaaaattaaaatcaGTGCACAATAAACTATGCAGCTGTGTTATGTgtttaacaaatttttggAGTATCTCacatgaatacatatacatacgcacgcacatgtgcatacacaAGTCATTCCTTTCGAGttgatatatacatatatattaagaagctttggaatttttcataaaaatcATTTGGCATGGTATGGAgtattaaaaattaaaaagaaaagtttaaacaaaaataggGGTCACCCtggggaaaaagggggtgtGCAGCACACAGGGGTAAGacgcatatattatattatgcatGTCTATGCACAAATGCCCTTCCGCGTTAATAGGTGGTTGACCTTCGGTTCGCTTAAATTGGCTCCTGCAGCTCGAGGGGCTTGCCCTTGTTGATCTGTCCCCATCCAATCAAACGCCAGTGCTTGTCGACTCTCCTACTTAGGGCTATTTTGTCCCCAATTTTTGTGCACACCGGGCCGGTTAATTCTAACTTGGCTAGCTCAGATTTAATACCTGTAACTCTGCACCCGATGGAAGTGGACCCAATATTAATCATTAAgaattctccattttttaattttgccacttttgtatttttttctccatcttGGGATTTCACCCCTAATAATCTTCTCAGCAAATAGTAAGAAATTTCAATTTCTGCAAAACAGTCTggtaatttatttaaatggCCAATAACCTGACCGACCAATCGATCAGCTCTTGTTAAAATGGGATCAATTCGTGTACCCACTCCAATTAGTCCACCCGGGACagcatattttaaattattattttcagCAAACATGGACAATATTTGTGATATGATAGGTCTGCAGGtaatttctcccttttcgTCTTTCGAAATAATACCAGGTCGAATTTCGATTTTATCCCCTACTTTTAACACCCCATGTAGAATACTTCCTCCTGCAACTCCGCCTTGTAATGTTTCAATATCTTCCCCAGGTTTGTTAACATCGAATGATCGAATAACAATCATATGCGGGGAGGATATGAAATCCCTCTTTGGTATACTTATCTGTGTAACTATGTATTCGCATACTACATCTATGTTGTACTTTAAAACAGCACTGATAGGGATGATTGGTGCACTATCAGCAGCCGTACCAGAAACGAAGTTTctaatttcttcctgttgCTTTAAGGcttgttcttccttaattAATTCTACcttattttgtaaaattaaaatatgttttaATCTCATAATTTCGACGGCAGCTAAATGTTCTGATGTTTGGGGCTGTGGACAGGACTCATTCCCTGCAACCAGTAACAGAGCTGCATCCATAACTGCTGCACCGTTTAACATGGTTGCCATTAAAATATCATGTCCTGGACAATCAACAAAGGAGACGTGCCTTAGTAATTTCATTTTATGGTTACAATTTTCACGAGGACATATTGGATCATCTTCTTTGCTACTTTCGTATGATTTGTAACATTCTGGGGGTAAACAATCCGGGTtggtacatttatatatttttgcatttgcatACCCCAATTTTATGgtaatatttctttccttctcgtGCTTGAACCTGACTGTGTGCACCCCCGATATAGCATGAACAAGTGTTGACTTTCCATGGGCCACATGCCCTATCGTACCAAGGTTGATTGTGGCTTGCCTGCTTATGACATCTTCACTCAGGGGGGTTAACTTGGTTACATCTAGCGTTTCTAGGTTCTGCTCAGCCAATTTATCCTTCTCATTAATATTCATTTTAGGTtttcaaaggggggaaatgtgataaaaatgagaaaagcaGGCCAACttggaaaaaggggaaaacgtGGAAAAGGACGACACCTTGGCCGAGCGGCAGTACGCTGGTACACGTTGCAATTGGGTGGATTATCCAAAATCGGTCAACAGGTGCACAAAAATAGAAACAGGTAGCTGCGCGCAGTGTGAAGGGGGCTGGTGGACgaagcaaatatatatggttAGTAAAATCAGGTCGATGTTAAACAAATCTGCACAAATGGTAAGAAGCTATAGCTCATAGTTTTAAATGCTGAACAGATAATCTTCcgtattcatatatatatgcccgCATATACGACATAATAACAGAGCTTCGGCTGCGCCCCCGGGGAGTTAACTTAATTCTGGCCTGCGTGCCTCGCGCggattttcttcactttcgAATAGGCGTGGAAATAAAACGAGAGTTCCTTCCtcttgaatatatatatctacgtACGTGGGTACCTTTCGCGTGCGATAATTTCGACGCGTTTTCTTGTAATATTGAGCTGGCGCAACAAAGGgggtatataaaaatacgCATGAACGCATGTAAGCCTGAGGGAACATACACCAATGCATGCGCCCACAAACGTGTATATGAGAGcaatgttcttcctcctatatatgtaattatgACGCGCGTCAGATGAGTGATAATTCTTGGTACAAAGGACGTTTTTGCATACATGTATGCATAGAGGTATATACGCACGTGTAGGTAGGTATTTAAAACATTCGTGCggttaacaaaaatatatatatgtagttcTTGGTAGTCATATAACAATACAGTTATTATATAACTTAGCATTGGTAAgaatatgaatttttttttttcctttaatggAGAAAATTCATGAATTATTAATTTACACTCAtctacttttttccccttaaaaaaaaaaaaaaaaaaaaaaagaattgttgCTCTATTCCTtggatgtttttttaaaaaaaaataaattaccttATTATATTCTCGTTCGAGTGGGTGTACTAGTGAGGCCCTGCGCTCCCAGGCGCATATGCGGGTGGTATTATATTGATATAAGTGACACGTTACATACGTGCATACCATATAATACGTAATAATTCGAGGCACGTGCGATAACAAACCTTCGTGCGTAGTTACCATTGCCGGGCGTAAGCCCGCCCCCTTGATATATGACGagccttccccccttctccggcttttttttttcgcgcataatatccttccttccactatgGTATAATTACCCCTATAGCGCCTGTACCATGCGCAAGTTAAGGTCCTGTACAATTACGTCGTTTTTCCGTAGCCCTTTAAAGTTTATGAAagtaaaatttattttattctttattctttattttctttattttctttattttttttttttttcgtttatgCTAGTGTGACAATTTGCTTTAACATACGAATTGCCAATTTGCCAATTTTCCAAATAGTGGATTTCCCCTATTTTTAATGGCGCAGGGGATccaccaatttttttttttgcattgcTCGCCAGGCAGCATTGCGCATAAGGAGCATATAGAGGCAACCGCAGAAAGGACATACAGGCATGTATAGTATACGCATAAATCTGTTCATATAGCgatgcatatgtatgcatgtatatactCTTCGACAGCGATGGGGACAAAAGCTTAagtcattttattttacaccATCTGTGCGCCTATTTTGTGTTCCCATTTGTTCTACATTTCTGgtagttattatttatttgttcattcgttGGTTTATTCCggttatattatttttcttttttccccttcatttttaaacaCATAGGTGGTTTACGTATGCGTGCTCCACACACAGTAACGTTGCCGTTGCGTTTTTTATCCCAACAATTGATAGCGGAAAATTTAGTTTCATAGGAAACTTAGATCGAAAGAGgttaatgaatttttttttttccgaaaatTTGATATAACGACATTTACCTTACCGTTCTACATTAATGGGAATACAATTTCCACATTgttcgtttgtttgtttgtttgtttgtttgtttgtttgtttgtttgtttgtttgtttgtttgtttgtttgtttgtttgtttgtttgtttgtttgtttgtttgtttgtttgtttgtttccccctttttaaagatGCCTATTCTGCCATAAAACCAAATTGATATCTGatctgtaaaaaaatattccccatTAAGTTGGCCCATTATACATTACATAATGTACACACGGAAGTGCCCACTTAGTACATGCAAAAATTCAGTTGTTACATCCTTTTGCACGTCCAAAGGTATATCCagccaaggggaaaaacctGAAGGGCACACAAGGAGGCATGCACATGCTTGGCAACATTGCAGcaaaaagataaaataaaaataaaaacaaaagcaaaaGCGTGGTAACAtctttgtttaattttttttacaatttctaCATATGGCAAAGTGCTATCAGAGGGGGAATGCATATAATAGTTTTACCCTGTCCATACGTAACagctggaaaaaatgaacaaaactGTTCTGATGGATACGGATGtatcttaaaaaaggaaaaaaggtccCCAAAGATAACTCCCCCCGGGTGCGCAAACAGGCACATatgatgtgtgtgtatacacgCTATTCTGCCTGTCCCTGAGAACACATTACCGTTGCTGCAAATTTGCAATAAATATAGAAATAATTTTACAATACCTTTTTCGCAACTGCAAAAAAAGGCGACTCATATTtgcaaattttatatttcgcGAAAGTGTGTCATCACGTTGAAATACCTTGACAAAGCTACAACAtaatgcgtttttttttttttttttttttttcctttttccttccacaatCCCGATTTTACAATAAAATCTTTTCGCACCTCCAccgaaaaggagaaagcaTCTCTATAACGTGGAACGACCTCCTGCTTAACTCTGAAATGATGAGTTCCTcgaataaaagtaaaaaacgccttcccatttttcgaTTCTTATAATTCTTTTCAAACGTACTTACGTGCGAAAGGCACCCCACTGCGTAACGGTGAACGCAGGAAATAGATCAAAGCGAAGGGCCACAAAataggggaggaaaaaagtcgGTTTTATTTCCACATGTGAAGAATGGCAAGGCGCATTTGTTTCGATCCTAACGATTAAGAAATAAGTAACAAGGGGACGATACTTTGCTTTTCCTGTTGCTTCTGCATttaattctccttttttttcccacgttcttacaaaatgaataaaattgcaaaagtAAACAATTACATTTGCAACAGAGTTCCTTTTCGAGATATGATTCTC
It includes:
- a CDS encoding Ankyrin-repeat protein → MFNYESILINEDAVSGMTIEDVKRLKPYWNVQIANFKDSPNEPVFTLLQMAILLNKKTIVGYLLARRGLDINALSRNNQTALMIACEKKVPLDWIEAILKKGGDLGINIKDDFDETALDKCGYNSKAYQLLLKYGAIENKSAIRMKDDMAKQSKYGESLWLNVCGCGTRYYK
- a CDS encoding Eukaryotic translation initiation factor, which codes for MNINEKDKLAEQNLETLDVTKLTPLSEDVISRQATINLGTIGHVAHGKSTLVHAISGVHTVRFKHEKERNITIKLGYANAKIYKCTNPDCLPPECYKSYESSKEDDPICPRENCNHKMKLLRHVSFVDCPGHDILMATMLNGAAVMDAALLLVAGNESCPQPQTSEHLAAVEIMRLKHILILQNKVELIKEEQALKQQEEIRNFVSGTAADSAPIIPISAVLKYNIDVVCEYIVTQISIPKRDFISSPHMIVIRSFDVNKPGEDIETLQGGVAGGSILHGVLKVGDKIEIRPGIISKDEKGEITCRPIISQILSMFAENNNLKYAVPGGLIGVGTRIDPILTRADRLVGQVIGHLNKLPDCFAEIEISYYLLRRLLGVKSQDGEKNTKVAKLKNGEFLMINIGSTSIGCRVTGIKSELAKLELTGPVCTKIGDKIALSRRVDKHWRLIGWGQINKGKPLELQEPI